The sequence below is a genomic window from Ciona intestinalis chromosome 1, KH, whole genome shotgun sequence.
tgtcctaaaataggtttttatattttaaccaagTCAGCGTTATTTTAATCAATAGctgttcattttttaggtcAAGGTTGCAATGAAACAAAGTATATAATGATACGTAGTTGTGCAGCTGCTCTTTTGCGAGCCAATTGTAAAATTGGAGCCCCAAAACCATACCACGGAGTTCTGTCAATCAACAGATCAATTCATCAACAAGAAAAACAGGACGTACAGTTTCCGTATTTAATCCAGGATCGGGTTTATGAAAAAGTACGAACCCAAAACTTTGCGCCAATTCCGATTGCAAAATGCTCTAAAAAGGAAGATGCACTTAATGCTGTTGAGTTCGAAAAACGCAACAACTTATCATATGATGGAATTCCCTACTCTGAACTTCCAATAGTTTTAATACAGGCGCGGTGGAATAACACACTAATCGAGACTAAGTACCGGAAAGAAGTTTTTTCGTATGTTTCGTGCAACCGAGAGGGATTCAAGAACGCAAAGAAAAAAACTGATCATGCAAGTGAAATGACTGGTAAAGCTGGTGCTCAAAAAGCTCTTATAGCTGGCTGTCATAAGCACGTGAGGGTGGTGTTACGTGGTATAGGACCGGGGAGGAAAGCGGCGATAAAAGGTTTAACTTTGGGCGGAATGAACGTTGTTTCAATCACCGATACCACTCCTATTACAAATAATGGCCTACCCCAAAGACCCAGGAAAATACGGCGACTGTAAAGTGACTATTAACTAGTTTGTTTTAGTAAAGAtaagttttcaattttatttatggAACATGATCATTTGccaacagttttaataattgtCTTTTTCCTCTGAAATAAATGACGAATATCCACACATATTATGTCAAATTGCAActtttaccctttttgcatggtcacttttatgcgcgtaagtactcgcatatttactcgcaaaaacaatgttaacacgcataacgtcataagcgtgtcatctgctgtaggaggttggttgttactcgcattatgcgagtaaagaaaagtatggtggaagtacagtttcacttttaagagcctaatctttttcgggtattatttttacagtttttagctGGTAATAGCCACATAAAGCATCaaaacctattttataaactagatttaacaatattgcgctaaaataagctaactcaatgttgatacgcgcataaaccaatgaccatgcaaaacaATGCGGtaagcgagttatcatatgaccagttaatgcggatcgttattcgcattaactttttaccatgcaaaaagggtattggTAGTTAACAGTGAGGtccctatgttataactctaatataaatcttgtaaTACAGAGTTCATAGTTTTGATCTCCTTTTCATTAACTAGACTAGTTACTATAGTCTAATGTCCCACAGCCACAGTGAATTCCAATATTGCAGCAAGCCAGCATTGCATTGGTACcaacaaaatgttgttataCACCAATATACATTGGTCAGTGGCCGTAACTTGGCTGATAAGTCTATTTGTGTACAATAGTCCTTGATTGAAAAGATGAGTGAAGAAGACTCCAGTGGATCTCGCCTTTCTTCACTATATTCCAATCAAATAACTAGTTACAGACTGGCACCTCCTTAGGTGATCCACTGATCCCTTTACTGTATTAGTCTGTGAGACTTCCTATTTTGAGCAGTACACCCCAGTAAGCACGCTTGAGCAAACTACATTCTCTTCTTTTCTTCCGTTTTCTTTCAGTTTGCCCGGGAACGCTTTTGCAGTTGATGCAGTTTCTGTACTCCCCACATTGATAGGTGACTTGTTACCTTCCACCAGCAATGGAGTATTTTGATCCTCTGCAACTTTAGTATAAACTACAGTAGCACCGCATGGCTCTGTGGGTTGAAATTTCTGAGGCAAAACGTCAAACTCGAATTGAGGTCTCATACAAGGGACTCCGCTATCTGGCGTAAAAGGTTGAGACCCATAAGACTTGTCCGAGGCCTCGTCTTCGGGCGAAGAAGCAGCAGCGCTGTGGGCGCTTGTAATTCCAGAGTCACTGGAGTCTTGTGCGTCTACGAAACCACCATCGTGCCAGGTTAGAAAATGTTTCTTTTGGCTGTACCCTTTGTGATAGGAAGACCCAATTAGCAAACCAATTTGGAAAGTCTATGTCAACAAAAATACCCACCGCGCTTGACGCCTATAGATGTCGGACGCTATCCCCATTATGTGTGTATGTTTAAAGGTTGTCTAATATAAATTTGTCAGTCGTACAACGTGTGAGCGGTCACAAGCATACGAAACAGAATACTTGTGTTActtataacaactatcgtttccacgcgagtataaataagttacattcctaTTCTGTAACAATTTACCGTTTTCTGTTACCGAGTAGTCGTTACTCCCATCAACAGCAGGTGCACCTGAAAgggaaataaaatttgtcaGTCCAGTAATACAAAGTTATTTCCTGTTTGGCAGCGACCACACGGCGTGTTGGGTGTGTCACGCGATTCATGTGCATGAACTTACATAACTTCCTTTCGTCACCAAAGGAAATTAAAACTCGCACAAACTGTATTATTTTTCAGTAGCGAAAGCGATCgcattataacttaaaaaataaaatttcattttcgttGATGCAGGAAATTAAACTCGCATGTACCACATATAGTAGGTAggaaaagataggacacctttagcacataatatccaaatatcctgatcgtgttttaaacaattaacaaaggtctatgaaGTCGAGAGGatagtgttttataattctttgaatgctcctttttttactaccaaatgggactagaaaatagagttaaaaggtgtcccatcttcccccaccctactactctatatattatttatcagTAGTGGGAGCGCTCgcattgtaaaataaaatacaacgtCCGGATTCAATGCCTAATGAAGTACCAATTTTTTACATctcacaaattaaaaaaaaaacgcgaACAGATCCGGTGTCGcgatatattcgttccgattgatatatttgtaccgggcgctacTGCGCATGTTCAGTAGATAACACACCAACTCCGCTCTAATGACTTTAAACCGAAAAGAAAGTTTTAACGTGTAAACGTCTTGCCTGGAACGTTTTCAATTGGGGTCGTAGTAAATTTGAACCGGGTGGTCATCGTATTTGTTCCgagctattgcgcatgcgaaGTAGCGCCTGGTACGACACCGGTGCCGTatagcacagtggttagtgcgcctaCTTCTAAAggtgatgggttcaaggctcgtcgctgctactgtTGTCGGCGTtcttaagcaagacacttagcgaAACATATCCACAAACTAAGTAGCATTGAGACTTTTGAAATACGTACCTTTTAAGCATATATTTGTGTGAAACATAACTTACCTTTATTAACGTTCCTTTTTAagtgtaagcgtgttttaacaattgttggtttgtcgctatatcctgtcttttcgtttaaaatattaaaaatatcgctaccgtaatcgaagaaacaaatgaagttattattattataaatattagtaTACCGTATATGGCAGGGGCTTGTAGAAGAGGTGCTCTATTGTCTGCTGCCGGATTGCAGTTGGTGGTAACGGATGTGACGGGACGTGTACTTGCAACTGTTTCAAAAGAAATTACAAATGAATAAACTCGGTACTGCAATGGTGGTCGTAGGCTAAAGCAGACTGTATGTATGGACAAGATAGTCGTATATTAATTGTTAATGCTCCAGCAAGTGTTGGTCACTAATgcgttgtccaaattgtcaaacCTTATATGCTTAAAAGCCAAATACAATAATCCATTCACGAATTTAGAAACGCTGTATCTCGTACGCGGGCACGGACTTtaacaaacagaacacccgtgttataaagcaCCAAGTAACTATACCCTAGTAACTATTATACAAAGTAACTATTACTCACcatttaaattactttcatAAACCTCTTTTTCCACTTCACTGCTTAGTTGTTTTATCAAGTCGACACGTGAAAAGGCGCCCtgtaaaacaatcacctataaagttacataactttactcgtaagcgggcacgaggtgtacaaaattgaacacccaagttataacgactgtggttgcccgCCACccaatgataaataagttaaatctAATATATGGTAGCTTAAAAGGAACactaggtgtataaaacagaacatttgttttataaagactgtcTTTGCCAGGTGATATTTATTCTTCTATCCATGTATTAAAAGTAGCCCAAAGCCGACCAAATGCTCTTACAATCCGTTTACTCTCACCTCAGTTCTTGGATCAATTTTCTTCGTTTCTTTGAATAGTTTAGCTTGCAATGCGCACTTAGGGAATATGAAGTAAAGAACGAAAGCAACGATGATGGTTCCTACTACCACAGCCGATATGACCAGGACCATGGGTTGAAACTTCGGTTCTTCAAACTCTGTCTCTACATCGGGTTTGGTTGGGcctttaaaataatgaataacGATTAAGTGCACTAATAGGTAAGGTaaggtatagtaggatgggaaaagatgggacacctttttatctCGTTTGGTATGTAACTAGGTGAGTTATTGTTTGGGTTGGGAGAAACTGCCGTTCAGTGTTTCGCCCGAAGAGAAATATGACttcaatggtagcagcgacaagccttgaatccgTTACCTCTCACGAGGGGCCTCTCTTATCCGTGACCGGACGCTAAAGTAAAGGTATTTTCACCTGCTGTCGACTCGAAGCAGAGTGCCGACTCCTTTCCTTGCATGCGCCACCTCTGTACACAAATATATTCActcctttgtgacgtcatagtgaaAAATGAAGTGGCGTTCTCGAATTGATGGAATGTACAATTGTCTATAACATCTGCCGATATTTCATATGTTTTTCGCTTGAACAAATTGGCGAGAGTGGAGTTCGTTGGGTTTCGGTTCATGAGTGTTTCTGtggttacaaaataaaacattgttttaaattatgctTGTTAATGGTTATTTCTTTcatatctttattttaaaacgacagtcgttatatttatataaatatataaaccgtagccccacgactctaaaaaggcattgttgattatttaaaatttgaatatggGAAGTAGGTGCTTGCGATATtcaatcttaccccatactatatatatatatatagggtttcattctattttcttgttacatttggtggtaaacaaagaaaattaaaaaaattaaaaccgtatcataacgactccaatagacggttattgttaattgtttaaaacacaatcagaatatttggatattatgtgctaaaggcccatcttaccccatgaGTACTATATGTACTTTAACATACCATAAtactgcattttttaaaaaaactcacCTTTGTCTAAATAAGCAATGCAAGAAGATTTGTAATATATCCAATGATCGTGCTCCAGGTGGTTTatgtattgtgttttacttATACTTGCGCCCGTTGTTTTGTTTCGAAATACGTAAATATTAAGCGTAACATCATATACAATACATGTGGCGCCAATTGTCTTTAAGAAAAAAGCGGCGTCTGAAGTATTGTCTGAACAGTAAGCTAGGCCATCAgctgtaaaacataaaatggcACGTTTGAGTCCCAGAGGGTGtaggttcaaagctcgatACTGCCACTGATATGTGTGTCTGCTTGgacaagatacttaacagaAACTCAGTCATGGCCTCTTTTAGGTTGTTcacattctgtttttttatagataAATAAGCCAGGCAAAGTAAATAGGTTAAGATTTATTCATTTGATTTTCcgctttaaatttaataaatttatttatttatttattctgaaATGGCAACACACCTcagagttataacacggatttCATACATTACAAATTATGCAAAAAGTATGAAACCTCACGTTTTTCAGGGCAGCTCTGAGAACCCCAACCAAGGCATTGAACCGAACCGTTTTGTTGTTGAACGATGTAAATTATACCACGGTCTTTCACGCATTCCTTTGGCTCGCACTGCTTTTGTGACATTGGAACGCCACAGCACCCAGGTAAGCATCGCATCGGGCTGCCGCTATTTGGAAAAGATGGAATATTACAACATTACTATGGTATCAGATACAATATTGATGCTATACTAATAGGAATAGCTAAAAGTTTAGATTGGACGATTCCAAGATATGGTCGCATGAACGACGTTCATAAAGCCGACCGACAGCAATAGGGGCGTAAcccatatattataataatagtAAAGACGAACAGCTTCTGAAAACACAACTTAGTCAAATAACTGAGCAAACTTTTTAgaatttagattttaaacagTCTTGTAACTGCTGAAACTCTGCTTCCCATacactaattttattttagagttCGCGTTCGCTCAAGATCTAgctaaaaatacttttttttttataaaattttaattttagacgAACGTCTGCATCTGGAAAGCAGTGAAATCTAAATGACCATAAAAACTCGTTAACGACACAGGTTAGAAGGGAAATCTTGGAATCGTTTGATTCAGGTTAGTGAGgactatatttaaacaacaattttctcaaaaaaataaattcagttAAAATTTGTGAAAATTACTTCagatgtatttaaatttaaaacgacTTACTCATCGGACATAACAGCCATCGAAACAATACCCGTGAAATCCAATTGACATGACGAGGTCTGGTCGTCGACAAACGTCCAGCTGTAAGTTCCAACATCGAATTGAATCTTACATCTCTTCAAGCCTTGACAGTAACGTCCAGGCGctggtaataaaaaaaaaaactttttaagtacaattgttttgcattttgttttgtgatctcaaactttcaaaacataaacctTCGGTgatagcagcgtcaagcctcgaacccgtaacCACCAATCTACTAGCAAGTGCGCTTAAAATGATATCTTgcaattatttgttttgtgatctttATATGGACTTGTTTCTCGTTTGCTAGaagcaataaattaaaaatccgAGGTAGCCTATGCTATTTAGTATGTGTCGTTTCCAGCCagtacgcgaggataaagcaagttacagtTATGGTAATATTTGATATACATACCATGCTTTTGAAACACGCATGTTGAGCATGCATCCTTTCCCACCCCGGTAGTTGAAGTGTTATTGTCACATTTGCCAACAGAATACTTGACTGCCTCTGTGCAACAAGCAGCTAAAACTATCAGAAATATAGTCGGGTGAAAATGCATTTCTAAGATTATCGCTGTAAAACAATGATCAAAGTAAATGGTTAAACGTATAGAAGAAGTAAATGTACACCgcgaaaaataaaagatttaatATTCCGACAGTGAACAGGGAGTGTATGTGTCTAAAGTATATAACAatacactcatgttataactttacagtGAGCATGGAATGCATTATTACACCATGTGTGAAGAAATCATGCTGgccttatttaataaattgcgATTTGATTCCTCATCTGcgtcaaaatatattaattttgggACACTGTGGTTAAATATCACATCCTCTGTAAACAGTGCATAATCGTCCCTAAAATGAGGAAACCGCCTTTACCACCACCATGGacacaaaatttaataacCGCTTTGCGTTATATCACCGTAAAATTGGGGAAAAGATATTTCGCTGTCTCTGCAGCAATTGTATTAATTTTCAAGCGGTTCCATGCCGAGACAGTTGTTATACAGAGCGTTTCGATTCTTGAAGCCATTtacaatagggtggggtaagttgggacacgtttttatcccattttctcgtctcgtttggtagtaaacaaagaactttcaaagaattctgaaaccgtatcctcacgacccccatagaccgttgttaattgtttaaaacacgatcaggatgtttggatattatgtgttaaatgtgtccNNNNNNNNNNNNNNNNNNNNNNNNNNNNNNNNNNNNNNNNNNNNNNNNNNNNNNNNNNNNNNNNNNNNNNNNNNNNNNNNNNNNNNNNNNNNNNNNNNNNNNNNNNNNNNNNNNNNNNNNNNNNNNNNNNNNNNNNNNNNNNNNNNNNNNNNNNNNNNNNNNNNNNNNNNNNNNNNNNNNNNNNNNNNNNNNNNNNNNNNNNNNNNNNNNNNNNNNNNNNNNNNNNNNNNNNNNNNNNNNNNNNNNNNNNNNNNNNNNNNNNNNNNNNNNNNNNNNNNNNNNNNNNNNNNNNNNNNNNNNNNNNNNNNNNNNNNNNNNNNNNNNNNNNNNNNNNNNNNNNNNNNNNNNNNNNNNNNNNNNNNNNNNNNNNNNNNNNNNNNNNNNNNNNNNNNNNNNNNNNNNNNNNNNNNNNNNNNNNNNNNNNNNNNNNNNNNNNNNNNNNNNNNNNNNNNNNNNNNNNNNNNNNNNNNNNNNNNNNNNNNNNNNNNNNNNNNNNNNNNATACCATGCTTTTGAAACACGCATGTTGAGCATGCATTCTTTCCCACCCCGGTAGTTGAAGTGTTATTGTCACATTTGCCAACAGAATACTTGACTGCCTCTGTGCAACCAGCAGCTAAAACTATCAGAAATATAGTCGGGTGAAAATGCATTTCTAAGATTATCGCTGTAAAACAATGATCAAAGTAAATGGTTAAAAGTGTATAGAAGTAAGTAAATATGCGCCGCGAAAAATAGAATACTGGGGATGTACGCGTGGCTAATGTATAtatgaagacacccatgttataactcgacagtgagcataaggtgtatgaacacaccatgtgtgtctggtgtataagaagacacctatgttataccTAAAAAGTCAGCATGAAATGCATTATCACACCATGTGTGAAGAAATCATGGCcttatttattatattgcGATTTGATTCTTCTAcgtcaaaatatattaattttgggATACTGTGGTTAAATATCACATCCTCTGTAAACAGTGCATAATCGACCCTAAAATGAGGAAACCGCCTTTACCACCACCATGGacacaaaaattaataacCGCTTTATATCACCGAGGAAAGGATATTTTGCTGTCTCTGCAGcaattgtattaatttttaagcGGTTCCATGCCGAGACAGTTGTTATACAGAGCATTTCGATTCTTGAAGCCATTtacaatagggtggggtaagttgggacacgtttttatcccattttctcgtctcgtttggtagtaaacaaagaactttcaaagaattctgaaaccgtatcctcacgactcacatatagactattgttaaataattaaaacatgttaagaatatttggatataatgtgctaaggtgttccgtcttcctaTGCCCTACGAAATGAAAAcgttaataaatgaaaacgaacacataaatattatgtgctaaaggtgcccgtcttcccccaccctactatattggtTGCGCTCGCAATACACACCTGGAACTCCATTGCTACATGCCTGTAGCTATGCACTTTGTTATATGCGAAATAAGTTTTCTGCTGTACGCGATATAACTTCGCTATACGCAACCTGGAAAACAGACGTCTTCGCGTACGTATGCTGTATAGTGTATACCAATGCGCTAGGCAaacattctattatatatacacaatgTTGAAAGGGCGACTGATTGATGAATATTTCTCATATCTTATCGCATGTTGTATTCATAGTAACTTATCCATACAATACGCCCTCTGCTTCCAACAGGTGGGCGTATACATTCAAACTCTCAAGTTCATAGCGAGACCGAAACATTATCTGCACCGTATGTGTTATTTGCACCCTCTCGATATTGTAAGTTATTTAGAATGTTAAGTTAAAAACTTCGAATATTAAGAACAAAACTAGACACCGATATTATACACATCAACTAAAATGGCGATAATTTATTGCAGCCTATTGGTGTTGTACGTTGATATATCAAAGTTAGgtcaaatttactttttaatgccTCAACTTTTAGTTAAATGTTCCGCAATATAAATGGGATTTAAGTAGTTCGGTTATTAAGTAGTAATTAACCCAACAACGAAAAATCATAAAGTAAAGGTAAAGCGACAGTCATTGcaacacaatattttgtttatctctttaaatacgGTAACGAATGtcagataaattaaaacaacgaagaaaaggTAGGCAAgacgacagtcgatataacgcGTTAAAATTGAACATATCAGACAAAAGCCTCGGTCTAACTTTTCTGTTGCATAATAGCTTTATCACATGCTGTAAAAAATTGAACATATCAGACAAAAGCCTCGGTCTAACTTTTCTGTCGCATAATAGCTTTATCACATGCTGTAACTGGTTAAGTTATAGGGTAACTTAAAAAATCACTTCTAAAAAAGCAATAACATACAATAAAAGACAAGGTTATCAGAGTATACGTCTTAATATATGGGTCTGAGTACCGGCGAATGACAACAGCTTGTTCGAAGTAGATCTAATACAAAAACGCCTGTCTTTTGAGGTGTCTTAGCTCAGTCAGCTATCTAAGAATCGAAGGACTATCTGTGTATTCAACGCATGCTTgccttatatatatacacactactagcgttttttttttgtcgcCGTTGAAAAAACACCCACGGTGTTATGAAGCTGCATCGACCTTATAACGTAGAGGAAATTAGTGTGAAAGGGGTAATTAATCAAATGATTACTCTGGTGTACGATAACAGGGCTTACATGCTGCTAGCTTGCAGTTAACCTGCAAGGGTCACTAACACGACGCTTAAATTACCAACGGTGCACGCGTCTTCAATCATAGGCGTTTACTGTTATATGTCAGATACCGGTGGATTTAAAACGTGAACATGAACACGCTGACACTTTCTCGCTAACATAATTGTTCTGCGTGGTAGAGAGCGGGTAATAGCAGTTGTCTTTGAACCAGAGAATACGGTTTCCAGTGTGGTGCTTATGGGttgtaaaaaatgacaatcttacataaaataaaatatagtagggtggggggagatggaacacctttagaatataataaccaaatatacagttttatgttttgaatttttttttgaatttttttggaattttttttgtttactactatatgCGACGagagaatagaatgaaaagttgtcccatcttcccccaccctactatataatcacccacttagttacatacatggcatAACTCCAAGCGagcacaatgtgtatgaaacagtacaccgtgttataatgactgttattGCTCCtttatgcgaggataaataagttacatatacgtggtagctggtaagcggacacgatgtgtatgaaacataacacccgtgttataacgaccgcaGTTGCCCTGtcagtataaataagttacgttaaATCAATACCTTTCACTTAACGCATAGTTGGATATGATTACTTAGGTCTAGCGCATAGTAACGTGGTTATAATACACCAGTGCTCattgttacattttatatatagtagggtggcggaagatgggacacctttagcacataatattcaaatatcctaatcgtgtcttaaacaattaacaacggtctatgcgagtcgtgaggatacgattttgtatttctttgaatgttgtttgtttactagcaaatgagacaagaaaatagaatgaataggtctcccatcttcccccaccccactatactttATAGTTTATTAGAAATGAGAAACATTAAGTTAATGACTGATTTACACATATACGAAGTTACATTACGTATCCgtataaaattacaaatgaGAATCTCAAACCGAATCCCGTCTCTAACTTACTGCGGgttaagatggataccgttggcatataatatatatttcctaatcgtgttttaaacaattaacaacgctgttctAGAATCGCCAGGGTATGGTGATATAATTATCTTCTTAGTTAACtgacaaataaacaataaaagaaaatgaaaacttaaAACCTAAACCAAGCTATTATTTTTCAATCTTAGGGCTATAACACAAGTTTCGTTGTTTGGCACAAACAcgacatttataaaactaatttgGTTTATCTAACCCAAAACAATGGTGtcttaaaatattcaaaacggCAAAATATTTGTATCTAGTTAATTATACGTTTTGAAAGGCGAAAACAATTCCACGGATAAACGTGAATCATTCAATACGCTATGGATAATTTGCGTCTTGCGTAGTTGCGGTAAAGGAAAACCCATAGCacgtaaaaaaacacacagtCTACGTGACGAGCCTATACTGGCCTATTGGCGCAACAGCCACGGTTTTTAAATAACGTTCTTTTTCACACTGTTTATccatataatattttaacgactgttgttttgctgttgatttccttctcttcgttctttaattaacatgatcttcgctatcgttcgaagagataaaaaatatgttatgtaatCAGGGTATAATGGTAGAAACGGTTTGAAGAATTCtatgttttgaaacaaatgaaGCCGTGTTACACCGCCTATGTATAAACGTAGTCAATatgatgttttaaattacagacGGTGCATGGCACGGAGCGTGAAAAGTAACCGAAACAAAATTACCTATGACGCcaacgttttgttttatttctttgtcgTATGGGGAAGTGAAGACAACCAACGTAAAGAACTGGAGATGGCAAACAAGTTTCCCACCACGTTCAAAA
It includes:
- the LOC101242954 gene encoding uncharacterized protein LOC101242954 isoform X3 — translated: MHFHPTIFLIVLAACCTEAVKYSVGKCDNNTSTTGVGKDACSTCVFQKHAPGRYCQGLKRCKIQFDVGTYSWTFVDDQTSSCQLDFTGIVSMAVMSDDGSPMRCLPGCCGVPMSQKQCEPKECVKDRGIIYIVQQQNGSVQCLGWGSQSCPEKPDGLAYCSDNTSDAAFFLKTIGATCIVYDVTLNIYVFRNKTTGASISKTQYINHLEHDHWIYYKSSCIAYLDKETLMNRNPTNSTLANLFKRKTYEISADVIDNCTFHQFENATSFFTMTSQRSEYICVQRWRMQGKESALCFESTAGPTKPDVETEFEEPKFQPMVLVISAVVVGTIIVAFVLYFIFPKCALQAKLFKETKKIDPRTEGAFSRVDLIKQLSSEVEKEVYESNLNVASTRPVTSVTTNCNPAADNRAPLLQAPAIYGAPAVDGSNDYSVTENDNL
- the LOC101242937 gene encoding 28S ribosomal protein S11, mitochondrial isoform X2: MIRSCAAALLRANCKIGAPKPYHGVLSINRSIHQQEKQDVQFPYLIQDRVYEKVRTQNFAPIPIAKCSKKEDALNAVEFEKRNNLSYDGIPYSELPIVLIQARWNNTLIETKYRKEVFSYVSCNREGFKNAKKKTDHASEMTGKAGAQKALIAGCHKHVRVVLRGIGPGRKAAIKGLTLGGMNVVSITDTTPITNNGLPQRPRKIRRL
- the LOC101242954 gene encoding uncharacterized protein LOC101242954 isoform X1; this translates as MHFHPTIFLIVLAACCTEAVKYSVGKCDNNTSTTGVGKDACSTCVFQKHAPGRYCQGLKRCKIQFDVGTYSWTFVDDQTSSCQLDFTGIVSMAVMSDDGSPMRCLPGCCGVPMSQKQCEPKECVKDRGIIYIVQQQNGSVQCLGWGSQSCPEKPDGLAYCSDNTSDAAFFLKTIGATCIVYDVTLNIYVFRNKTTGASISKTQYINHLEHDHWIYYKSSCIAYLDKETLMNRNPTNSTLANLFKRKTYEISADVIDNCTFHQFENATSFFTMTSQRSEYICVQRWRMQGKESALCFESTAGPTKPDVETEFEEPKFQPMVLVISAVVVGTIIVAFVLYFIFPKCALQAKLFKETKKIDPRTEGAFSRVDLIKQLSSEVEKEVYESNLNVASTRPVTSVTTNCNPAADNRAPLLQAPAIYGAPAVDGSNDYSVTENGYSQKKHFLTWHDGGFVDAQDSSDSGITSAHSAAASSPEDEASDKSYGSQPFTPDSGVPCMRPQFEFDVLPQKFQPTEPCGATVVYTKVAEDQNTPLLVEGNKSPINVGSTETASTAKAFPGKLKENGRKEENVVCSSVLTGVYCSK
- the LOC101242937 gene encoding 28S ribosomal protein S11, mitochondrial isoform X1 → MLAFEYGQGCNETKYIMIRSCAAALLRANCKIGAPKPYHGVLSINRSIHQQEKQDVQFPYLIQDRVYEKVRTQNFAPIPIAKCSKKEDALNAVEFEKRNNLSYDGIPYSELPIVLIQARWNNTLIETKYRKEVFSYVSCNREGFKNAKKKTDHASEMTGKAGAQKALIAGCHKHVRVVLRGIGPGRKAAIKGLTLGGMNVVSITDTTPITNNGLPQRPRKIRRL
- the LOC101242954 gene encoding uncharacterized protein LOC101242954 isoform X2; its protein translation is MHFHPTIFLIVLAAGCTEAVKYSVGKCDNNTSTTGVGKNACSTCVFQKHAPGRYCQGLKRCKIQFDVGTYSWTFVDDQTSSCQLDFTGIVSMAVMSDDGSPMRCLPGCCGVPMSQKQCEPKECVKDRGIIYIVQQQNGSVQCLGWGSQSCPEKPDGLAYCSDNTSDAAFFLKTIGATCIVYDVTLNIYVFRNKTTGASISKTQYINHLEHDHWIYYKSSCIAYLDKETLMNRNPTNSTLANLFKRKTYEISADVIDNCTFHQFENATSFFTMTSQRSEYICVQRWRMQGKESALCFESTAGPTKPDVETEFEEPKFQPMVLVISAVVVGTIIVAFVLYFIFPKCALQAKLFKETKKIDPRTEGAFSRVDLIKQLSSEVEKEVYESNLNVASTRPVTSVTTNCNPAADNRAPLLQAPAIYGAPAVDGSNDYSVTENGYSQKKHFLTWHDGGFVDAQDSSDSGITSAHSAAASSPEDEASDKSYGSQPFTPDSGVPCMRPQFEFDVLPQKFQPTEPCGATVVYTKVAEDQNTPLLVEGNKSPINVGSTETASTAKAFPGKLKENGRKEENVVCSSVLTGVYCSK